DNA from Neosynechococcus sphagnicola sy1:
CTCGAACAAGGGTTCGACTAACTGCTGCGATGTCAATTGCTGACGAAATAACCACACGGTTGTGGCATCGGGAACGCGCTCTTCAATCCCTAGATGGAGAAAGCGCATGAACGATAGGCGGTCGTTGATTTGGTACTCTAAGGATTCGTCGCTGATGTTGTACAACTGCTGCAATATCAACATCTTGAACAGCAGCAAGACATCGGTGGGTTTGCGTCCGGCGTTGCTTTTGCGAGGTTTGTCGTGAATTTGCTCCAGGATGGGGCGAAACTCTTGCC
Protein-coding regions in this window:
- a CDS encoding IS5/IS1182 family transposase: MGQQSLWDLEQRYEILAQKQDILIRLDSIIPWQEFRPILEQIHDKPRKSNAGRKPTDVLLLFKMLILQQLYNISDESLEYQINDRLSFMRFLHLGIEERVPDATTVWLFRQQLTSQQLVEPLFE